A genomic stretch from Malus domestica chromosome 15, GDT2T_hap1 includes:
- the LOC103400846 gene encoding ankyrin repeat-containing protein BDA1-like, which translates to MDKKLLDAAMAGDTAALKDLIAEDPLVLDRALVSCVSETPLHVASMLGHLGFVTELLSRNPELASELDSHGSTPLHVAASKGHAEIVKELVLADPGACAVRNGDGRTALHVAAAKGRVKVMRELVRVGNESTRALTDRGETALHLCVGCNRLEGLKVLVEAAGSDDDFVNWKDCDGNTVLHIAVAKKQTEITKFLLFKTGVNVNALNANSATALDILMQSPRDLRDMEIEDSLRGAGAQSAKDVRNIAQDWVRAPTKERQISRHRGSALSSRVSVSMKPAGNKKPTDWLGRKRSSLMVVASLLATVAFQAAITPPGGFWQDDLQVDENGNPVASPHTVGTSVMATKQGKEYGLFMIFNTISFLTSLSIILLLVSGLPIKRRRWMWIQMVIMWVAVTTLVITYFITLRHMSPNDENVQIMLRKVTEISVLTWLTLMVVVFFGNVIRMNLWILRKYGYIKPKEVDDELEEVRTED; encoded by the exons ATGGACAAGAAGCTTCTGGATGCAGCCATGGCGGGAGACACTGCGGCGCTTAAAGATCTGATCGCAGAAGACCCACTTGTTCTCGACAGAGCTTTAGTCTCCTGCGTCTCCGAGACGCCGCTTCACGTAGCTTCAATGCTGGGTCACCTGGGTTTTGTTACCGAGTTACTGAGCCGCAACCCCGAGCTGGCCTCCGAGCTGGACTCGCATGGGTCAACGCCTCTACACGTGGCAGCGTCGAAGGGGCACGCGGAGATTGTGAAGGAGCTGGTTCTGGCCGATCCGGGGGCGTGTGCGGTGAGGAACGGAGACGGGAGGACGGCGCTCCACGTAGCGGCCGCCAAGGGGCGGGTTAAAGTAATGAGAGAGTTGGTCCGAGTTGGGAATGAGTCGACTCGGGCGTTGACCGACCGAGGCGAGACGGCGCTGCACTTGTGCGTTGGGTGTAACCGGTTGGAGGGGTTGAAGGTTTTGGTCGAGGCAGCCGGGAGtgatgatgattttgtgaaTTGGAAGGATTGTGATGGTAACACTGTTTTGCATATTGCCGTGGCCAAGAAGCAAACCGAG ATTACCAAATTCTTGCTGTTTAAAACCGGCGTGAACGTGAATGCGTTGAATGCAAACAGCGCTACCGCCTTAGACATTCTGATGCAGAGTCCTAGAGATTTGAGGGATATGGAGATTGAGGATTCTCTTCGAGGTGCTGGGGCTCAGAGTGCAAAGGATGTACGTAACATTGCGCAGGACTGGGTTCGTGCTCCAACTAAAGAGCGTCAGATTTCAAGACATCGAGGCTCAGCATTGTCCTCGAGAGTGAGTGTTTCTATGAAACCGGCTGGGAACAAGAAACCTACTGATTGGCTTGGTAGGAAGAGAAGTTCATTGATGGTGGTGGCATCTCTCCTTGCAACTGTTGCCTTCCAAGCTGCAATAACCCCGCCGGGAGGTTTTTGGCAGGATGACCTGCAAGTCGACGAAAATGGCAACCCTGTGGCGAGTCCTCACACCGTAGGAACATCTGTCATGGCAACTAAGCAGGGAAAAGAGTATGGTCTATTCATGATTTTTAACACAATCTCTTTCCTCACATCCCTAAGCATAATTCTTCTGCTCGTTAGCGGGCTACCTATCAAACGGAGGAGATGGATGTGGATACAAATGGTCATAATGTGGGTTGCCGTCACAACACTAGTAATAACTTATTTCATCACTCTCCGTCATATGTCACCTAATGACGAAAATGTGCAAATCATGTTACGTAAGGTAACCGAGATATCAGTTTTGACATGGTTGACTTTAATGGTGGTTGTGTTCTTTGGCAATGTTATTCGTATGAATCTATGGATTCTCAGAAAGTACGGTTATATTAAGCCAAAAGAGGTAGACGATGAACTTGAAGAGGTGAGAACTGAGGATTAA